The stretch of DNA CCGAACACGGTGCGGCGCGCCATGAGTGTGAACAAGCCCAGCAGCACCAGCACGATCAAGACAGGCAAGGGTACGCCGCGATAGGCGTCGAGCACGCCGAAGAAAGCGATGATGGCCACGCCGATCCCGACCAGCTTGGCGATGTCCAGGCCCATCGAAGGGACGGACAGGCCATATTCCGCGCGTTTGACGCGGTTGCGAAACAGGGTGAAGGCGAGAGTGCCGAAAATGGCGAGGCCGAGAATATAGCTGGCGAAATTGGGCAAGTAGCTTTGCGAAATCGCCACGAAGGTGGAGGAGATGGGGGTAATAGTGATACCGCCGGTAACGCCGAGCAGTACGCCGCGCCATGCAAGCAGCCCGGCGAGCGTGACGATGAAGGAGGGGATGCGCAGATAAGCGACCCAATAGCCGTTGAAAGCGCCGATCAGAACGCCGAGCAGAAGCACAAGCGGCATGTTGGCCCAGAACGGAAGATGATATTGGTTGTCCAAAATAGCGGCGAGACCGCCGAGCAAGCCGAGCAGCGAGCCGACGGATAGGTCGATCTCGCCAGAGACGATCACGAACACCATACCTGAGGCGAGCATGCCGGTGATGGCCATTTGGCGTAGCAGGTTGGATAGGTTGCGCGCTGTCAGGAAATCTCCGTCCGTCGCCCAGGTGAACAGGCTCCAGAGCACGGCGATGGCGATGAGCAGGGCGAGAATCTTATAGCGCGAGAACAGCCCTTTGAATTGCTCCGCGCGGATCATGCGGCGGCGCGCGGCGCGTGCGGCGGGTGGTGCGGCAGGCTCGGTCGCGAGATGAAGGTCGGACATGGAATAGCGGCTCCGTTCAGGCCGCCTGGCGGGCGGGCGTGATGGCCGCCGTCAGGATGCGTTCTTGGGTCAATGTATCGTCGTTGATGAAATCGCCGCGCAGTTCTCCTTCACCGATCACGAGGACGCGGTCGCTGATACCCATCACTTCGGGCAGTTCGGAGGAGACCATGATGATGGACATGCCTTCCTTCACCAGGGCGAACATGAGTTTGTAAATTTCGTATTTCGCGCCGACATCGACGCCGCGCGTGGGCTCGTCAAGGATCAGGACGCGGGGTTTGGGCTCCAGCATCTTGGAGATGACGGCCTTTTGCTGGTTGCCGCCCGAGAGATTAGAGATGGCCAAGAGGGGGCTGGCGGTTTTGATGCGCAGCCGGTCGATGGCCGTGCCGATGCTGGAGAATTCGCGGTTTTCGTCGATCAGGCCGGTATGGGTGAAATCGTCCAGCACGGAGAGCGTGATGTTGTAGCCTACCCCCAACCCGGGGACGATGCCCTGAAGTTTGCGGTCTTCGGGCACCATGCAGATGCCGTGCTTGACGGCTTCTTTGGGGGAGCGGATGCGCAGGGTTTTGCCGTCCAGCCGGACTTCCCCGCTATGCTGGCCGCCATAGGCGCCGAACAGGGCGCTGACCAATTCGGTGCGGCCTGCGCCGACCAGCCCTGCGATTCCCAGGATTTCGCCTTTGTGCAGAGCGAAGGAGACATTATTGACGCGTTTGCGACTCGGGTTTTCGGGATCGAGGCAGGTGATGCCAAGCGCTTCGAAAACGACATCGCCAATCGGGTGGGCTTCGCGCGGGAAAAGATTGCTCATGTCGCGGCCGACCATCATTCGGATGATGTCGGGGATCGGCATTTGGGCGATAGGACCTTCACTAACGAAGCGACCGTCGCGAATGACGGTGACGGTATCGGCGATGGCCTGAATTTCCTCCAGCTTATGCGAGATATAGACGCAGGCCGTGCCGTGCGCCTTGAGATCGCGCACCAGGCGCAACAGGATCTCGATTTCGGATTTGCTGAGCGAGGAGGTGGGTTCGTCGAGGATGAGCAGCTTGGCTTTTTTGCTCATGGCCTTGGCGATTTCGATGAGTTGTTGCTGGCCGCCCGCATAATGTGAGACGGGCAAGGCCACGTTGATATGGCCCATGCGCAGATCCGCCAGCAATTTGGCGGCGTCGAGATTCATGCGGTCGAAATCGATCAGGCCGGTGGCGGTGCGCGGTTCACGACCGAGGAAGATATTTTCTGCGACCGAAAGCTGGGGGATCAGCATCAATTCCTGATGGATGATGACGATTCCGGCGGCTTCGGTCTCGCGGATGGAATGGGCCTGAAGGGGGTGCCGTTCCCAAAGGATCTGCCCGCCCCAGCTTCCGAACGGATAGACGGCCGAGAGAACCTTCATCATCGTGGACTTCCCCGCGCCGTTCTCGCCGCACAACCCAACGCATTCGCCAGGTTTGACACGCAGATCGATCCCGTCCAGCGCTTTGACGCCGGAGAAGCTCTTGGTGATGCCCCGCATTTCAAGCAAATAATCGGACATCGGCATAATCCTCATACTGGGAACGCGTGGAGCGTTCCCAGTTCTGGCTTATTTCGCGGTGATCTGGGCTTGGGTGTAATATCCGTCTTTCACGACCTGGCCGACATTGGCCTTCGTCAGCGGCATCGGCGTCAGCAGAACGGTGTCGACATCTTTTTTGCCGTTATTGAGCTTGCTGGTGTAGGCCGGGGTTTCGCCCTTCGCCAATTGGACCGCCATGTTCGCGGCGGTGGTGGCGATGAGTTTGAGCGGTTTATAGACCGTCATGGTTTGGGTACCGGCCTGGATGCGTTGGATGGCGGCGAGGTCTGCATCCTGGCCGCAAACAGCGGTTTTTCCCGCGAGGCCTTGGGCTTGAAGCGCCTGGATCGCGCCGCCCGCCACGCCGTCATTGGAAGCGACGACGCCTGAGATTTTGTTGTTATTAGCCGTCAGCGCGTTTTCGGTAATGGAAAGCGCATTGGTGGGGCTCCAATCCGCAACCCATTGGGCGCTGACGATCTTGATCTTGCCCGAATCGACCAACG from Kozakia baliensis encodes:
- a CDS encoding xylose ABC transporter ATP-binding protein, whose amino-acid sequence is MSDYLLEMRGITKSFSGVKALDGIDLRVKPGECVGLCGENGAGKSTMMKVLSAVYPFGSWGGQILWERHPLQAHSIRETEAAGIVIIHQELMLIPQLSVAENIFLGREPRTATGLIDFDRMNLDAAKLLADLRMGHINVALPVSHYAGGQQQLIEIAKAMSKKAKLLILDEPTSSLSKSEIEILLRLVRDLKAHGTACVYISHKLEEIQAIADTVTVIRDGRFVSEGPIAQMPIPDIIRMMVGRDMSNLFPREAHPIGDVVFEALGITCLDPENPSRKRVNNVSFALHKGEILGIAGLVGAGRTELVSALFGAYGGQHSGEVRLDGKTLRIRSPKEAVKHGICMVPEDRKLQGIVPGLGVGYNITLSVLDDFTHTGLIDENREFSSIGTAIDRLRIKTASPLLAISNLSGGNQQKAVISKMLEPKPRVLILDEPTRGVDVGAKYEIYKLMFALVKEGMSIIMVSSELPEVMGISDRVLVIGEGELRGDFINDDTLTQERILTAAITPARQAA
- a CDS encoding sugar ABC transporter permease; its protein translation is MSDLHLATEPAAPPAARAARRRMIRAEQFKGLFSRYKILALLIAIAVLWSLFTWATDGDFLTARNLSNLLRQMAITGMLASGMVFVIVSGEIDLSVGSLLGLLGGLAAILDNQYHLPFWANMPLVLLLGVLIGAFNGYWVAYLRIPSFIVTLAGLLAWRGVLLGVTGGITITPISSTFVAISQSYLPNFASYILGLAIFGTLAFTLFRNRVKRAEYGLSVPSMGLDIAKLVGIGVAIIAFFGVLDAYRGVPLPVLIVLVLLGLFTLMARRTVFGRRIYAIGGNLEATRLSGVNVQLIKLCVFALMGAMAALAGIATTARLAAGSPSAGSLQELDAIASCIIGGTSMRGGVGTVFGALIGALIMASLDNGMSMLGVDTYWQMIVKGVILLLAVWLDVATTQKR